One genomic segment of Aquipluma nitroreducens includes these proteins:
- a CDS encoding 4'-phosphopantetheinyl transferase family protein gives MPLFKTIPIPGGLIGLWEFAETTAELLPSFSETELLDPNFLKYTYEKRKVEWLVTRLLIRQLIGSDFAISYLNSGKPILKHDQFKHLSISHSRNFAAIILHEQLNVGIDIEETTRDFNRIEKKYLSDIEIRQTDKNPQQQCLYWCAKEAIFKLVDNEGVEFKQQIHIIRESETQFFAKFISSGSESIYKLHHQFFSEHCLVWVTNDSPVQE, from the coding sequence ATGCCACTTTTTAAAACGATACCAATCCCGGGAGGGCTAATCGGACTTTGGGAGTTCGCTGAAACAACAGCCGAATTGCTTCCATCTTTTTCAGAAACCGAATTATTGGATCCCAATTTCCTGAAATACACGTACGAAAAGCGTAAAGTTGAATGGCTGGTAACCCGCCTGTTAATCAGGCAACTGATTGGTTCCGACTTCGCCATTTCCTATTTAAACTCCGGAAAGCCAATCCTGAAACACGACCAATTCAAACACCTGTCCATCAGCCATTCGCGCAACTTTGCCGCGATTATTCTTCATGAACAACTAAATGTAGGAATCGACATTGAGGAGACAACCCGTGACTTTAACAGGATCGAAAAAAAATATCTTTCCGACATTGAAATCAGGCAAACTGACAAAAACCCACAACAGCAATGCCTTTACTGGTGTGCAAAAGAAGCCATTTTTAAGTTGGTTGACAACGAAGGTGTTGAATTCAAACAACAAATCCATATTATCCGTGAGTCTGAAACCCAGTTTTTCGCCAAATTTATATCCTCTGGCAGTGAATCCATCTACAAACTGCATCATCAATTCTTTTCTGAACACTGTTTAGTTTGGGTTACCAACGATTCCCCTGTTCAAGAATAG
- the gldD gene encoding gliding motility lipoprotein GldD produces MPKISYFFALILVLTFSCHQDYVPKPHGYFRIDFQKKTYHSFDSTALPYKFDIPDYGKALPDHDRLAEPYWINLKVPAHKAEVHISYKKVEKNLAKLLEDSRTLAYKHTIKADAINERIFINPEKKVYGTIYMIDGNAASPLQFYLTDSTKNFLRGALYIREVPNIDSLRPVIDFLTPDVIRLIETTEWKH; encoded by the coding sequence ATGCCAAAAATTTCATACTTCTTCGCTCTAATTCTTGTCCTGACATTTTCCTGTCATCAGGATTATGTACCCAAACCTCACGGTTATTTCCGCATCGACTTTCAAAAAAAAACATATCACTCATTTGATTCAACAGCGTTACCGTATAAGTTTGATATTCCAGACTATGGTAAAGCTTTACCTGATCATGACCGGTTGGCCGAACCCTATTGGATTAACCTTAAAGTACCAGCTCACAAAGCAGAAGTACATATCAGTTATAAAAAGGTCGAGAAGAACCTTGCAAAACTACTCGAAGATTCGCGCACGCTGGCGTACAAGCATACCATCAAAGCTGACGCCATCAACGAACGGATTTTTATCAATCCTGAAAAAAAAGTCTATGGAACGATCTACATGATCGATGGCAATGCAGCCTCTCCACTACAATTTTACCTCACCGACAGCACCAAAAACTTCCTTCGCGGGGCTTTATACATCCGTGAAGTTCCCAACATCGATTCCTTGCGACCGGTAATCGACTTTCTGACACCTGATGTTATTCGTTTAATTGAAACCACGGAGTGGAAACACTAG
- the gldE gene encoding gliding motility-associated protein GldE: METDPLPMLTAIYWNIQFHPFTTGIAISLFVIAILLVLSALISGSEVAYFSLSPAEKHKIFKTSSKKNSYIQKNLESPEQLLATILVANNFVNVGIVILSSFTVDSIVDFTNEPILGFIVQVVIISFVILLFGEIIPKVYSTHHAMKFARFIAMPLHYTIKVLRPVNSILIYSTSFLNNRIHAYNNHISVDELSQALELTSQTELKDDSEILKGIVKFGNKSVAEIMRSRVDVVSADIDSSYSQIMTLITETGFSRIPVFSDSFDNIKGILYIKDLLPHVLKGASFRWQSIIRPPFYVPETKKIDDLLEEFQKNKVHMAIVVDEYGGTSGIVTLEDVLEEIVGEITDEFDEEEKFYTKISENKYLFDGKTMLNDFYKVIGLEDTVFDDVKGEADTLAGLILELKGEFPVKTDTISCKNCVFTIEAVDNRRIKQIKVEIKNPEA, from the coding sequence TTGGAAACAGACCCGTTACCCATGCTGACCGCAATATACTGGAATATTCAATTTCACCCATTTACTACAGGCATTGCGATCAGCTTGTTTGTTATAGCAATTTTGCTTGTGCTTTCAGCTCTCATTTCCGGATCTGAAGTTGCTTACTTCTCATTAAGTCCAGCCGAAAAGCACAAAATATTCAAGACCTCGTCCAAAAAGAATTCATACATACAAAAGAATCTGGAGTCACCAGAGCAATTGTTGGCCACGATTCTGGTAGCCAACAATTTTGTTAATGTGGGCATCGTCATCCTCTCCAGTTTTACGGTCGATTCCATTGTGGATTTTACCAACGAACCAATACTGGGATTTATCGTTCAGGTGGTCATTATTTCATTTGTAATTTTACTCTTCGGAGAAATTATACCTAAAGTTTATTCCACCCATCATGCAATGAAATTTGCCCGCTTCATTGCAATGCCTTTGCATTACACCATTAAAGTTCTTAGACCGGTAAATTCAATACTAATCTATTCGACGTCATTTTTAAACAATCGCATTCACGCCTACAACAACCACATTTCTGTTGATGAATTATCTCAGGCGCTTGAACTCACGTCGCAAACAGAACTGAAGGATGATTCTGAGATATTAAAAGGCATCGTGAAATTTGGGAATAAAAGTGTGGCTGAAATTATGCGTTCAAGGGTCGATGTTGTTTCTGCCGATATCGATTCCAGCTATAGTCAGATAATGACACTGATTACCGAAACTGGTTTTTCGAGAATACCCGTTTTTTCTGACAGTTTTGACAATATCAAAGGAATCCTGTACATCAAAGATTTGTTGCCCCATGTGCTTAAAGGCGCGTCGTTCCGCTGGCAAAGCATCATCAGGCCACCATTTTATGTTCCTGAAACAAAGAAAATTGATGACCTGCTTGAAGAGTTTCAGAAAAATAAAGTTCACATGGCCATTGTTGTTGACGAGTATGGAGGAACTTCTGGAATTGTTACACTTGAAGATGTTTTGGAAGAAATTGTTGGCGAAATAACCGATGAATTTGATGAAGAAGAAAAATTCTACACCAAAATCAGTGAAAACAAATATCTTTTCGATGGCAAAACAATGCTCAACGATTTCTACAAAGTTATTGGATTGGAAGATACTGTATTTGACGACGTTAAAGGTGAAGCAGATACTCTTGCCGGATTGATTTTAGAATTAAAAGGTGAATTTCCGGTTAAAACCGATACAATTTCCTGTAAAAATTGCGTTTTCACTATCGAAGCGGTCGACAACCGTAGAATTAAACAGATAAAAGTTGAAATTAAAAATCCGGAAGCCTAA
- a CDS encoding single-stranded DNA-binding protein, with product MSVNKVILVGNVGRDPEIRHLDKGVAVARFSLATTENYTSKTGEKVSNTEWHNVVAWRGLAEVVEKYVKKGSQLYIEGRLRTRDYDKDGVKHYATEINADTMQLLGRREGQTETVGQPMQTESVQSVNEPDFSQPEEDDLPF from the coding sequence ATGTCAGTTAACAAAGTAATTTTGGTTGGTAATGTGGGCCGCGACCCGGAAATCAGACACTTGGACAAGGGAGTTGCAGTTGCAAGGTTTTCACTTGCTACTACAGAAAACTACACTTCAAAGACCGGGGAGAAAGTAAGTAATACTGAATGGCACAACGTTGTCGCATGGAGAGGCCTTGCCGAAGTTGTTGAAAAATATGTGAAAAAAGGAAGTCAACTATACATCGAAGGTCGACTTCGAACTCGCGACTATGACAAAGATGGTGTGAAGCATTATGCTACTGAAATTAATGCCGACACCATGCAGTTGCTTGGCAGACGCGAAGGTCAAACAGAAACAGTAGGACAACCAATGCAAACCGAATCGGTTCAGAGCGTGAATGAACCAGATTTTAGTCAACCGGAAGAAGACGATCTTCCATTTTAG
- the mutY gene encoding A/G-specific adenine glycosylase yields MDFFNSPVHSWYSLYKRDLPWRNTRNPYLIWLSEIILQQTRIDQGMAYYSRFAAEFPTISDLADAPEDQILKLWQGLGYYSRARNLHFTAKFIQQNYNGIFPDNYNTIRSLKGIGEYTAAAIASISFNLEYPTVDGNVYRVLSRFFGIADPIDTSSGKKTFNNLAIELIKGVDPGMHNQAIMEFGALQCTPKGPNCNQCPLKERCFAFLNQKITELPVKQNKTKQRDRHFNYLVLSHRNHTWIRKREGKDIWKNLFEFPFIETEDEISIEKLTTLTEFDRIISTTDQAIIENVSDWKIHILSHQRIHYRFVRIQLTDKINGTEDFIRVNKEDIFNFAVPKLLETYLNEYMKNV; encoded by the coding sequence ATGGACTTTTTCAACTCACCAGTACATTCCTGGTATTCTTTATACAAGCGCGATTTACCATGGAGAAATACACGTAATCCATACTTAATCTGGCTATCCGAAATCATCCTTCAACAGACCCGAATTGATCAGGGAATGGCCTATTATTCGAGATTTGCAGCTGAATTTCCCACCATTTCGGATCTGGCCGACGCTCCTGAGGATCAGATACTGAAACTTTGGCAAGGTTTGGGTTACTATTCCAGAGCAAGAAACCTTCATTTTACAGCAAAATTCATTCAGCAAAATTACAATGGCATTTTCCCGGATAATTACAACACAATACGCTCGCTGAAAGGCATTGGAGAATATACCGCTGCGGCCATTGCCTCCATTTCGTTTAATCTTGAATATCCAACGGTTGATGGTAATGTGTATCGTGTATTATCCAGATTCTTTGGCATTGCAGACCCAATTGACACAAGTAGCGGGAAGAAAACATTCAACAATTTAGCCATAGAATTAATCAAAGGAGTCGATCCGGGAATGCATAATCAGGCAATAATGGAATTTGGGGCATTGCAATGCACACCCAAAGGTCCAAACTGCAATCAATGTCCATTAAAAGAAAGATGCTTTGCTTTTTTGAATCAAAAAATTACTGAATTACCCGTTAAGCAAAACAAGACCAAACAACGCGACCGGCATTTTAATTATCTGGTATTATCGCATAGAAACCATACATGGATAAGAAAACGAGAAGGGAAAGATATATGGAAAAATCTCTTCGAATTTCCATTTATCGAAACGGAGGATGAAATTAGCATTGAAAAACTAACAACCCTGACAGAGTTCGACAGAATTATTTCAACAACCGACCAAGCGATCATTGAAAATGTGAGCGATTGGAAAATTCATATCCTGAGCCACCAGCGAATCCATTATCGTTTTGTTAGAATACAACTTACCGATAAAATTAATGGAACCGAAGATTTTATCAGAGTGAATAAGGAAGATATTTTTAACTTTGCTGTACCGAAACTATTGGAAACTTATTTGAATGAGTACATGAAAAATGTATAG
- a CDS encoding HU family DNA-binding protein yields the protein MTKADIVNEVSKNTGIEKVTVQKAVEAFMETVKDSLTEGRNVYLRGFGSFIVKRRAEKTARNISRNTTIIIPEHFIPSFKPAKTFVAQVKDQVK from the coding sequence ATGACAAAAGCAGATATTGTTAACGAAGTTAGTAAGAACACTGGTATTGAGAAAGTGACAGTGCAAAAAGCAGTTGAGGCTTTCATGGAAACTGTGAAAGATTCCCTAACCGAAGGAAGAAATGTGTATCTTCGCGGTTTCGGAAGTTTTATTGTAAAAAGAAGAGCTGAGAAGACTGCTCGTAATATTTCCAGAAATACTACAATCATTATTCCTGAGCATTTTATTCCTTCTTTCAAACCAGCTAAAACCTTTGTAGCACAAGTTAAAGACCAAGTAAAATAA